GACATGTTTAAATTACGGGTATTTTGCGACTCATTATAGTTTAATAAATACGTGTGCGATGAATTACAAAATTTAATGTTGCAGAGTACTGAGaagaattttttaatatttactaAGAGCTATTTACACTATTCAGATTTTTACTCAGAAATATAAATTGAACAGCAGTACAAATAAAGTTAAACGAGCACTCACAACCCCACTGAATATTTTCCCTGGAACAACTGTTGGAAGACTGTCTGAATGTACCTCAGCTGTTTGTGTGGGCTGATAGTTTTCAAAAACGCGTAGTCGTTTTTCTTTCGCAAATCTTTCAGCTATTTTATAGGCTTCAGCAGCACCTGGAACGCTTACTAAGTTCAGATTCCAATCAATACAATGAGCAAGACCATGACGCAGCAACAACTCAGCTATATTCCCATTTGGGTGGAGGATGCTCCCGACGAAAGTTTGATTGAATACGGATTCCAACAGTATAGTAACGTCTCTCTGCAGAAGTCTGGATTCGGTAAAGAACAGCGCATCGAGACCCCACGCATCGGGAACCTATAAACCATGAAACAACGATATGCTAACTCACAATTTTTCCATCCTCATAACGTATTGATGGACATTTAATTCCTGACATTGTGACAGTAAGGTATACAAATGTATTTGGTCTTTCATTAAGGGATTCAGGCAGAATGAAGACTTGTACAGAACAGCCATCTCGAACATTTTCGACAACAGCTTTAAGTGGTCGATTTTTGTAGCTCTCGAAGAAGCTCCGAATGTTCTCTACTGACCAAAGAATTTCCCTCGTAACAGGGGGGTTGGGAGACCAACGACCCTTACCAAGTGATTTTGCTTGTTCTTGAGCAGTTACAAGTTGCTGGTAAACTTTATTTTTGGCAGCTACTGTCGGATTTAGCTTTCTCACTTCAGCTAATCCCTGTTCCACTAAGGACAAAGCAACATTTTCGCCACTGATATTTTTCCCTGATGTAAGGATAAATAAACTAGCTTAGAACGTACCAACATACACACATCCATACTTGCGACCGGATGGTTGTTCTGTTTCGATAGAATAGCAAACTTCTTTCCCGATTAAAAGAGTACGAACAAACTCTCTGGCTTCCCAGGCAAACGGATCTTCTGATGTCCCAGTAGGAACTCCCGTTGAAGGCTTACGAGCAACGCGACCACATGAAATATTGGACAAAATAATGGTTCGTTCTGGAGGAGGACCGTTTATGGGTCTGTCACGTATCATAATAGTATCTCCTGATAAAACCTATAAAAGGAAAATAGTGATGCTGAGAAAACCTAAAATTGCATCTTGTATGTTAGAAACTATTGAACTACGCAAAAATATTGA
The nucleotide sequence above comes from Schistosoma mansoni, WGS project CABG00000000 data, chromosome 3 unplaced supercontig 0220, strain Puerto Rico, whole genome shotgun sequence. Encoded proteins:
- a CDS encoding ebna2 binding protein P100, putative, giving the protein VPDAWGLDALFFTESRLLQRDVTILLESVFNQTFVGSILHPNGNIAELLLRHGLAHCIDWNLNLVSVPGAAEAYKIAERFAKEKRLRVFENYQPTQTAEVHSDSLPTVVPGKIFSGVVSARLTLFVLLFNLYF